The following are encoded in a window of Impatiens glandulifera chromosome 5, dImpGla2.1, whole genome shotgun sequence genomic DNA:
- the LOC124938185 gene encoding protein TIC 20-II, chloroplastic — MASVPLLRFSLCHSPPATSPATRQFTSTTNAALQPPLLLRPLRSISAFPTIRPLRLPSARRTTPISMSYNPTVAIDRLVSAVSYFLPFFNGLQYGRYLFAQYPKFAVLFEPILPLLSLYRSVPYASFVAFFALYLGVVRNPSFSRYVRFNAMQAVVLDVLLVIPVLLLRIFTPGRSGIGFKLMVMGHNALFTFVVFCFVYSLVSTILGRTPYLPFVADAAGRQLGG; from the coding sequence ATGGCGTCGGTTCCTCTTCTCCGTTTCTCTCTTTGCCACTCTCCGCCGGCGACTTCTCCGGCGACCAGACAATTCACCTCCACAACAAACGCCGCCTTACAGCCGCCACTCCTCCTCCGGCCACTACGCAGCATCTCAGCTTTCCCCACCATTCGACCATTGCGACTCCCATCAGCCCGCCGCACCACTCCTATATCAATGTCCTACAATCCGACTGTAGCCATCGACCGTCTCGTCTCCGCCGTATCCTACTTTCTCCCCTTCTTCAACGGCCTACAATACGGCCGCTACCTCTTCGCACAGTATCCTAAATTCGCTGTCCTGTTCGAGCCTATTCTTCCTCTTCTCAGTTTGTATCGTTCTGTTCCTTACGCAAGTTTCGTCGCATTTTTCGCCTTGTATCTTGGTGTTGTTCGAAACCCTAGTTTCAGTCGATACGTTCGATTCAATGCTATGCAGGCGGTTGTTCTTGATGTGTTGTTAGTGATACCAGTTCTGTTACTTCGAATATTTACTCCAGGTCGATCTGGGATAGGGTTTAAGCTGATGGTGATGGGCCATAATGCGCTTTTTACCTTCGTTGTATTCTGCTTTGTTTATAGCTTGGTGAGTACTATCCTTGGTCGGACACCATACTTGCCGTTTGTTGCAGATGCTGCTGGTAGGCAATTGGGAGGTTAG
- the LOC124939880 gene encoding jasmonate-induced oxygenase 4, whose amino-acid sequence MEVVAEKNTRVQSLAQEDKPEVPREYIQKTGNRPELLLSSSNENKSVPSVDLSGNNFREELSQACREWGVFHVINHGVPDLKLLNDMRRIGRAFFEDLPMTEKLKYGCKANAPASEGYGSRMLVASDDAVLDWRDYFDHHTYPLSRRDPSRWPNIPSNYREIVSEYSDNMKTLAHRLMSLISESLGLQSSCIEEVVGEVYQNITISYYPRCPQPDLTLGLQTHSDMGVVTLLIQDDVGGLQVLKDGQWINVQTLPDAIVVLLGDQTEIISNGKYRSVEHRAVTNNNRARLSIAAFHDPAKDAIIRPACELISDSLPARYYQVCYGDYVAAWYTKGPEGKRNIDALLL is encoded by the exons ATGGAAGTTGTCGCGGAGAAGAACACCAGAGTGCAGTCACTTGCACAAGAAGATAAACCGGAAGTGCCTCGTGAGTACATACAGAAGACTGGAAACCGACCTGAGTTGCTATTGTCTAGTTCAAATGAAAACAAGTCAGTCCCGTCTGTGGATCTTTCTGGAAACAACTTCAGGGAGGAGCTGAGTCAAGCATGCAGGGAATGGGGCGTCTTTCATGTGATAAACCATGGTGTTCCTGATCTCAAATTGTTGAATGACATGAGAAGGATTGGACGTGCTTTCTTTGAAGATCTTCCAATGACAGAAAAGCTTAAATATGGTTGCAAAGCAAATGCTCCTGCTTCGGAAGGGTATGGAAGCCGAATGTTGGTTGCGTCAGATGATGCTGTATTGGACTGGAGAGACTATTTTGATCATCATACCTATCCTCTTTCACGTCGAGACCCTTCTAGATGGCCCAATATTCCCTCAAATTACAG GGAGATTGTATCTGAGTACAGTGACAATATGAAGACACTTGCTCATAGGCTCATGAGCTTAATCTCGGAGAGTCTGGGATTACAATCTTCGTGCATTGAGGAAGTTGTGGGAGAAGTGTACCAGAATATAACAATCAGTTATTACCCACGTTGTCCTCAGCCCGATCTCACCCTAGGGCTGCAAACTCACTCGGACATGGGAGTTGTGACTCTTCTTATACAAGATGATGTTGGAGGTCTCCAAGTTCTCAAGGATGGTCAATGGATAAACGTGCAAACTCTGCCCGATGCAATAGTTGTCTTACTGGGGGACCAAACCGAG atcaTTAGTAATGGAAAATATAGAAGTGTGGAACATAGGGCTGTAACAAATAACAACAGGGCGCGACTCTCAATAGCCGCGTTTCATGACCCTGCAAAAGATGCCATCATTCGACCAGCTTGTGAATTGATTAGCGATTCTTTACCGGCAAGATATTACCAAGTTTGTTATGGTGATTATGTTGCAGCATGGTATACAAAAGGTCCTGAAGGGAAAAGGAATATTGATGCTCTTCTACTATAA